The Candidatus Margulisiibacteriota bacterium genomic interval ATTGCCGAGGTTATTTCTCTGAAAATTGAAGAATTCATAATTGCGTGGAAAGAAATAAAGAGAGTCGCTGTTTTTACCAAAAAGAACGGTAGTCCGTTGACAAGGCAGAGGGTCTGGGGAATCATTAAAGACTGGAAAAGAAAGCTGGATATTCAGGAGAAGATTACTCCACATATGTTAAGACATACTTTTGCGACTTTGCTTTTAGAGAACGATATTGATTTGAGGTTTATCCAGGAAATGCTTGGACATAGCAATATTTCAACAACAGAGATTTATACTGCTGTGAATACTGGCAGATTGCATGATGTATATAGAAAGGCACACCCTAGAGCATGATAGAAACTATTTTTTATTGTTATTTGCCAATACAATGCGTGGGAAAAAGATAGTTAGATAAATATGATAATAGTGATAATCAGAATTATAGTGTTAATAATTTCCGTTATGTTGCATGAGTTGGCTCATGGTTTTACTGCATATTTGTTTGGGGATGATA includes:
- a CDS encoding tyrosine-type recombinase/integrase, producing IAEVISLKIEEFIIAWKEIKRVAVFTKKNGSPLTRQRVWGIIKDWKRKLDIQEKITPHMLRHTFATLLLENDIDLRFIQEMLGHSNISTTEIYTAVNTGRLHDVYRKAHPRA